The Dunckerocampus dactyliophorus isolate RoL2022-P2 chromosome 16, RoL_Ddac_1.1, whole genome shotgun sequence genome includes a window with the following:
- the gabrg2 gene encoding gamma-aminobutyric acid receptor subunit gamma-2 isoform X3 produces MVMVTMTTAAAASPNLASKCSTAMAKPSSLPFKLFLWFFITANLPTSSFQTDDDDEVSNKTWVLTPKVYESDVTHILNGLLDGYDNKLRPDIGVKPTVIHTDMFVNSIGPVNAINMEYTIDIFFAQTWYDRRLKFNSTMKVLRLNSNMVGKIWIPDTFFRNSKKADAHWITTPNRMLRIWNDGRILYTLRLTIDAECQLKLNNFPMDEHSCPLEFSSYGYPREEIVYKWKRSSVEVGDIRSWRLYQFSFVGLRNTSEIVRTVSDDVRTGLDSSWQY; encoded by the exons ATGGTGATGGTGACGATGACGacggctgctgctgcttcacCAAATTTAGCCTCCAAATGTTCGACGGCCATGGCGAAACCTTCTTCCCTTCCCTTCAAGCTCTTCCTCTGGTTCTTTATTACCGCCAATCTCCCCACAAG CTCCTTTCAGaccgatgatgatgatgaggtatCCAACAAGACGTGGGTGCTGACCCCCAAGGTATATGAGAGTGACGTCACGCACATCCTCAACGGCCTGCTGGACGGATACGATAACAAACTGAGGCCCGACATCGGAG TTAAACCCACAGTGATCCACACAGACATGTTTGTCAACAGCATCGGCCCAGTGAATGCCATCAATATG GAATACACCATTGACATCTTTTTCGCCCAGACCTGGTATGACAGGAGGTTAAAATTCAACAGCACGATGAAGGTGTTGCGTCTCAACAGCAACATGGTCGGGAAGATCTGGATCCCGGATACATTTTTCCGCAACTCGAAGAAGGCAGATGCTCATTGGATCACCACGCCTAATCGCATGCTTCGGATCTGGAACGACGGAAGGATACTCTACACGCTCAG GTTGACCATTGATGCTGAATGCCAGCTAAAACTGAACAACTTCCCAATGGATGAGCACTCGTGCCCCTTGGAATTTTCAAGCT ATGGCTACCCCAGGGAGGAGATTGTGTACAAGTGGAAGAGAAGCTCAGTGGAGGTTGGAGATATCCGCTCCTGGAGGCTTTACCAGTTTTCCTTTGTGGGCCTGAGGAACACCTCGGAGATTGTTAGGACCGTCTCAG ACGATGTGAGGACTGGATTGGACTCTTCATGGCAGTATTGA